The sequence below is a genomic window from Aureispira sp. CCB-E.
AATAAAGATGTATATTGTTGGCAATTAAATTGATATGACTTTTTAACGGAGTGATGTAAATAGCTATGAAAGAATATGAGTTTCCTTTTTTTCAAAAGAAAGAGGATGTTTTACCAGTAGGGCATCAAAAAGATTTTTTTGTAAGAAAATTTTTTAATGAAGCATTAAATTTAAGCTTGTCGGAACGTGTCTGTGCTGGAGTAGTGACAGAGGTGTATTATCACGAATGTAAGGACATAAAAAAAGTACGAGACTTTCACGAAGAAAATTATAAGATTCAAAAACTAGTACTTCTGCAAGAAAAAATCGACAGGCGTTTTTTTCTTGGAATCTTATGTTTCTTTTGAGTTAGAATCGTTTCAAATTCTCAAATTTAATAGGACTCAACAAGAAGTAGTATCACTTTTATTTGATAAAAACTATCAATTGTCTCAATACAATGAGTCTATTTATGAAAATGATGACGATGAATTGCCCGTAAAGGAAAAGTTATTCTACCCTAATATCTGGAAAATTCATCAAGAGGATATGGACTAATTAAACCCCAAAGGGCTCCATAGAATAGTTGTTGGAGGACAACAACTACACAAGAAAATAACATTACAAGACATAAAAACGATGCGCTATATAGATTCATTCAACATTACAGACGCTCATATCATTGGTAAAAGCCATCAACGATTGTTATACAACAATCAAGATGCTTTTAGTTGGGGAAGTAATGCTTCTCTGACAGTAGGAGTCGTTTGCGACGGCTGTGGCTCTCGACCGAATAGTGAAGTAGGGGCAAAATTAGGAGCTAGATTTATTACCAATTATCTACTTAAAAATGCTTCGAATCCAAGTTTTGAAATAAGTCAACTACAGACCGCATTGGAAGCCTTTATGCTTAGAATAGCCCAACAACTAGCCGATGATTCGCAAGATGATTGGAAAGAAGTTCTTCGGGACTATTTTCTATTTACAATAGTAGGTTTTGTTGCGAATAGCGCAGGAGTTACCTTTTTTTCTATGGGAGATGGAGTTATTTTGCACGATACTACTTGGGTGGATTTGTCTACCAATAATAAGCCCAATTATTTATGTTATAACTTGTTGAAATCTCAATTAGGCTTACAGTTTAAGACGTTTTATCAAGCCAATCCTATTCAAAGAATATTAATTGCAACCGATGGTCTTCAGGATATATTGGAGTCATTGACAGCAAAAAAAGCTTTTGAGAATTGTCTCAATAGAAAGGACCTATTTGATAGCCCTATTGTTTTTAATCAATTGTTGATGACGGATTTTTTGGAATGGATTTATGATGATACTACTTTGATTTTTATGCAGCAGAAGTGACAATGATAAGGATGTTATTATCCTTCTTAATAGGTAAAATATGAAACAACTGATCACTATTATTAGTGTGTTTATAATACAAATAGGTTATAGTCAAGACTGTGCCTCAGATATTCCTTATGAGCCTTGTTCTTGGGAGTTTAACGCTTGTTATTATAAGGAAAAAATGCCTTCTTATAAGCATCAAAAAGTAGTTGATATCAGCAACTTTTTATTTATAGAAGATTGTGCTGCTTGCTGCTCAACAGATTTTCAATTGGATACGATTGCGCCTAATTTTGTACAAGATTTGCCAGAAATTGAAGTGTTAAAATTGCCCTTAGTAAGCCAGTTTCCTAAACATGTCAATGCATTAAAAAGCTTAAAGAAGGTCGTTCAATATCCTTTTGAATCTTTAACATCTAACCAGTACTTTTATACCAAACTGCCTTTAATCCCTACTGCTTTGTGGAACACAAAAACATTAGAAGAGTTAACCATCTATACAACACAATTGCCAGTTGGAATTCAACAATTAAATCGTTTGCGATATTTAGAATTGCATCTTGAAAATCATCGTTCAAGCAAAACCGTTTTACCTATTTCTACTACATGGAAAGAGCTAATAAACTTAGAAAAGGTTCGTCTATATGCAACGACTTTAAATACAAAAGATATCGAATCGCTATCTGGTTTGAGTGGCTTAACTTCTTTTGGTCTGTCAACGAATCATAAAGTAGATCATTTTGTTGATGCTTGTTTGGAGGCTTTAAGGTCGAATAGTTCAACACTTCAAGAATTATTTTTAACGACGAATACTTACCGATACCAGACATTTTATAGACCTCATTTGAGGGGGAAAACGCTCTCTATAGATGCAGAAAAAGAGTGGCAGAATGAGGAAGAAAAATCTATACTAACAACCACAATTTTTCCTCAGTTAACCCAATTATCTTTAAAGGATTGTTCCCTATCCAATTTTGCTTTTAATAGCACCTATTTGCCCCAATTACAAATACTAGATTTGAGTTTGAATCGCTTGTCAAACATAAAGATAGAGGCGGGGGAGGCTGCTGCTTTAAAACAGTTGAATTTGTCGTATAATTATTTGACGACCTTGCCAAATTCTATTACAAAATTAATTCATTTAGAAGAACTTGATTTGAGAGGGAATCCAATACTAGGTTTGCCGAAAGGAATAGAAAAAATGCCTTCTTTAAAAAGAGTTTTAGTAGATGATAGAACGTCTTTATCTGCAATTATAGCCCTAAAAGAGCAATTGGGAGAAAAGTTGATAGAATCAAAAACTAAACTTTATGATAATCAAGGGACTGGCTGGATGAGTGATCATTTTTTAGAGCTTAAAAATTCGCTTAAAAGAGATTTTTCGAATCAAAAATGGGACAATAAACTACCATTAAAAGAATTTGAATGGGTGGAAAGTATTTCTTTAGCTAAGAATAATTTGGAGAAGATACCGCAGCAAGTTTTTATTAGTGAAAATTTGAAGTATTTAGATTTGAGTGATAACCAATTGAAAGGAAAATTGCCAGTTAAAGTTGCTCAACTGCGGGAATTAAAGGAGCTAGTATTGGCGAAAAATTATTTGCAAAAATTGCCTTGTTCAATAGAGAAAATAAAGCATTTGAAGCGTTTGGATTTATCGTTTAATTGCTTGATAAATTTGCCTACCACTATTGCAAAATTGAGCAATTTGGAATACCTTTCGTTAGTTCAAAATCCTATCCAAACACTTCCCAAAGAGATACAAAATTTGAAGCAAATAAAAGAAATTCGCATTAGTAGGGATCTACCTGATGGGCTAAAAAAACAACTTCAGCAGTGGTTTGGTAAAGAACGGGTGGTGGTTACTGATGCTCCTGTTTTGATAGGAACTCCAGATATGGAATAGGTGTTATTGAAATTTGATGTTTCTCTAAAATAATGACCTCTCTAGGACTTTTTAACGTGTCTTACAGGAAGTATATGGTTGCTTTTACTTTCCGATACAGAAAGTGATTTTTGTTGATTATTAAATGTTTATGATTAATGAGGTACAAATAAGATACAAAAATGATCTAAAAGCTTAAAAAGCGTTGTCTATAAAGGACAAAACTACTTAGGTTTATAAGAATTTTTGTTTGGATGATTTAAATATTCTTTAATTGTAAATTCAATCTCCTTATTTGTTCCTATATTAATAACGGTTACTTTTTTCTCTTCTAAATCTTTTTGTAAGACTAAAAATGCAAGCTCTTTAATTTCTTCAATTCCTTTTACAAGTCTATTAATTTTCCAGTACCACATAACGAGTTCTCTCATAATTAGCATAAAGACAAAAGTTATAACTAGAGCCAATACAAGGTGTAAGATTTCCATAATTTTAGTTTTAGTATGAAATTAATATTTTTTGAAATTTAATATTATTGATGAATATACATAAAACTTTGTTTAATATTCTTGGAAAAGAACTTTTAAAATGCATTCTATCGCCTAAAAATCGTATTTTGTGTATAGAGGTACATTGCCTCTAAAGTAGGGAAAAGTAGAGGAATGAACGAGACTAAAGGACAATTCCAAAAAGGAAAAACAAAAACAGGCGGACGCACAAAAGGAACGCCCAACAAAGTAAACGGACTGCTCAAAGAAAAACTAAGCAACTACATTGAGGAAAACTTTGAAACGATCTTAGAGGACGTACAAGCGTCAAGGCGTTCAGACCGTATCAAGTTTTATTTAAAGATAATGGAATACGTTTTACCCAAGGCGAAACCAACCGAACCCACAACAGAAGCCCCCCTCTAAAACACAAACCTTAAATCAGTACATTTAATGGGTAGAATAGGCAATTTTGCACCCTCTTACGAAGGTTGCCACACATTAGATATAAGAATGCTAAATCCCTCTAAAAGCTTTGCTCTAAACAAGAATTTAAGCGCAACTTTAGAAGTATCTAAATATTGGGAACTAACAGATAATCTAATTTTTCTTAAATACAAGGCAGAAACCCACATTTTAGAGCTGTGCTTCTTTAGAGAAGGGAAACGTTACGATCAAAAAATAGGCATCACAAGATTAAAAACGAATCTAAAGAATGGATATAGATATTATTTTGTTTGTGGGCATACGGGGAAACGTTGTACTAAATTAATACGCCCTTTTGGGAACGCACACTTTGTACATCGTACAGCATTTAAAAACCTCTACTACGAAAAGCAGAAGGAATCAAAACTGTACAGGGCTATCAGTAATAGTTCCTTTGGTATAAGTTGCCGCTTGGATAACCTACGAAACGAATTATACTATAATCGTCCTAAGTATCAAAAGACGCATTACAGAGGCAAACCCACACCCAAATATCAAAAGTTAAAGAAGTTAGAAGAGAAGTATTATAATGCGAATAATGATGCTATTAGGCATTTGAAAGGGTTTAGAATAACCTAAATCTTTAGAGAAAATAAGAACGTGTTAGAAAAATGCAGTTTTCTTAACACGTTTATTTCTCATGTTAGAAAAATCACTTTTTTCTAACACGTTATTGTTTCATGTTAGAAAAGGAGTGTTTTTTTAACATGACTATTGAGTAAACAAAGCAAATAGCTCTTTATTGATATAATAATTACTTTTTCCATGCTTTATTTTTTCCATTAGACCAATATCAACAAGTGCATCTAAATAGATAGCTGCTGTTTGCCTGACTTTGTCAATGTCTTGTTGCAAAAACTCAATCTTAGTGTAAGGATGCTTAAACAAGTTCTCTAATAAGTCCTTACTATAAATTTTAGGCAGTTTGGTTCTAATTTCTTGCTTGAATTTCAACATTAAAGCACTAATAGACTTAATAATTTGAATAGATTCTAAAGCAGTTTCTTCAACGCCTTTTAGAATGTACAAAATCCATTCCTCCCAATTATCATTGTCTCTAACATCTTGCAATAGCTCGTAGTATTTAGCCTTATTTTGTATGATAAAGCGACTTAAATACAAAATAGGATTATCCAATAAGCCTTTTAAGCACAGGTATAAGATATTGATAATACGCCCCGTTCTACCATTGCCATCATAAAAAGGATGGATACTTTCAAATTGAAAATGAATGATTGCCATTTTTACCAAATGATCTAAATCATCTAAAGAATCATCGTTGATATACTGTTCTAAATTTTCCATTAAACGTTCAATTTCTTGAATGTCTTGTGGTGGCGTATAAACAACGTTTCCTTCTCCATCTTTTAGGGTTGTACCTGCTTGAGTTCTGAACCCTGCTGCATTGCCTTCTAGTTCTTCTTGGATAGAAAGAATATAACGATTAATCAATAAGTCATTACTACGTACTAAATTGAATCCTTGACGCAAAGCACTTGCATAGTTCATTACTTCTTTGGTGTTCAAATTCTTTACCTTTTCCTCTAAAACATCCGCTTTGAATAGTTCATCGTGTGTGGTAACAATGTTTTCAATAGCTGAACTTTCTTTTGCTTCTGTTAAGATCAAGGTATTCACTAAGATACTTTCATTAGGAATTGTTCTAGCAACTCCTTTGAGTTCGGCTAATGCTTTGTTGGCTTTAATCGCCTGTTTTAGAATTGCCTTTGTTTCTAAGTCAGAGGATAATGGTAAGGATTGTATTTTGTAATTTGGGTTCATTGCTTGGATTGCTTATTGATCCTATTCATTCAAAAATAACCTAAATCTTTAGAGAAATAGGCTATTTGAGGTTTCTTTTCATTATGTATTTTTGAACTGTTGCATTTTTTGCAATAGTTACTATTCTTTGTCTTCTATCACTCGCTCCACTAATGTTTCTATCCATGCCTTAAATCGTGGACATTTTTCTAACATTTTGTTGATACCTACATCCTCTGCAATTAAATTTCCTTCTGTTACTTTATCGTATGTATCACCATATTCATTAAGAATACGAATCAATCTCTTAGATGGAGAAGTATCTGGGTTATTATTTATTTCTTCTGGATTAGGATATGATTCAATGATTGCTTGTGTTTTAGTATAGATTTTTTTTTCGTAAAGCTCTTCAAATCCACAATTGTCAGAAAAAAGTAAGGCTTCAAATTCATGTTTTTGAATGTAGGGTATAAATTTATTACTCTTTATATCTTTTGAAAATCCATCCTCTAGTATTGATATTTTTTTATCAATATTTGATTCTTTGAGCATCTTCTGATATTCAGGGACAGAATTTGGTAATCTAAAAAAATCTAAAAATGTTGTAACAATTACATTAGTATTACCTCCCCTAATGATTCTCTGAATGTCATCTTTTAGCTGTTTATACTTACCAAAACCACCTTTGTTTCCTGTACTTGTTTGGAGACAAAATGCTTCTATTTGATAAAATTGGTAGTGCTCGGCAAAATAAGGGCGTACTAATTTATCTATAAATTCTAATTCGCTATACCCTTCAACAATAAATACTAATCTTTTCATGGTTGCCCCCCTATAACACTTTTTGTCCACAAATCACCTAAAGAATAATCCTCTAACCAATTCTTTAAATCTTGACTATCTAGTCGTTTAAAAACAGACTGTCCATCTGCTCTATCTACCGTTATTACGCTTTCAGGTTCAAAGTTACTAACTAAGTTAACAGATTGAGTTGATAAGATAATTTGACTTTTGACAGAAGCTTTTTTGATTAAACCTGCGAGTTTGTTAATGGCAAAAGGATGCAAGCCAAGTTCAGGTTCATCTATGATGATAGTACTAG
It includes:
- a CDS encoding protein phosphatase 2C domain-containing protein; the encoded protein is MRYIDSFNITDAHIIGKSHQRLLYNNQDAFSWGSNASLTVGVVCDGCGSRPNSEVGAKLGARFITNYLLKNASNPSFEISQLQTALEAFMLRIAQQLADDSQDDWKEVLRDYFLFTIVGFVANSAGVTFFSMGDGVILHDTTWVDLSTNNKPNYLCYNLLKSQLGLQFKTFYQANPIQRILIATDGLQDILESLTAKKAFENCLNRKDLFDSPIVFNQLLMTDFLEWIYDDTTLIFMQQK
- a CDS encoding DUF4276 family protein is translated as MKRLVFIVEGYSELEFIDKLVRPYFAEHYQFYQIEAFCLQTSTGNKGGFGKYKQLKDDIQRIIRGGNTNVIVTTFLDFFRLPNSVPEYQKMLKESNIDKKISILEDGFSKDIKSNKFIPYIQKHEFEALLFSDNCGFEELYEKKIYTKTQAIIESYPNPEEINNNPDTSPSKRLIRILNEYGDTYDKVTEGNLIAEDVGINKMLEKCPRFKAWIETLVERVIEDKE
- a CDS encoding Fic/DOC family N-terminal domain-containing protein; amino-acid sequence: MNPNYKIQSLPLSSDLETKAILKQAIKANKALAELKGVARTIPNESILVNTLILTEAKESSAIENIVTTHDELFKADVLEEKVKNLNTKEVMNYASALRQGFNLVRSNDLLINRYILSIQEELEGNAAGFRTQAGTTLKDGEGNVVYTPPQDIQEIERLMENLEQYINDDSLDDLDHLVKMAIIHFQFESIHPFYDGNGRTGRIINILYLCLKGLLDNPILYLSRFIIQNKAKYYELLQDVRDNDNWEEWILYILKGVEETALESIQIIKSISALMLKFKQEIRTKLPKIYSKDLLENLFKHPYTKIEFLQQDIDKVRQTAAIYLDALVDIGLMEKIKHGKSNYYINKELFALFTQ